The following are encoded in a window of Ricinus communis isolate WT05 ecotype wild-type chromosome 4, ASM1957865v1, whole genome shotgun sequence genomic DNA:
- the LOC8271818 gene encoding allantoate deiminase isoform X1 — protein MAYLCIFFLNFLVCFLLSTSVSALMFSSDIGNEDFGGKTNDLDKEILRDEAVARLNELAKVSDSDGCLERTFMSAASLKAGNLIQSWMEDAGLTTWVDHMGNIHGRVAGSNASAEALLIGSHLDTVVDAGKYDGTLGIISAMSALKALKSKGMLNKLKRPVEVIAFSDEEGVRFQSTFLGSAAVAGILPVSALQISDKSGVTVQDSLKENSIGITEESLLQMKYDPRSVWGYVEVHIEQGPVLEWIGFPLGVVKGIAGQTRLKVTVKGSQGHAGTVPMSLRQDPMAAAAELIVLLESLCKYPKDFLSYGSQCNGSTLESLSSSLVCTVGEISTWPSASNVIPGQVTFTVDLRAMDDMGRDAVLYELSNRIYQICDRRSVSCIIERKHDAQAVSCDPELSSQLKLAANAALKRMTGEIQDDIPTLMSGAGHDAMAMSHLTKVGMLFVRCRGGISHSPAEHVMDDDIWAAGLAIVAFLETHM, from the exons ATGGCTTATCTCTgtattttcttcttaaattttttggtGTGTTTTCTGTTATCAACTTCTGTTTCTGCTCTCATGTTCTCTTCTG ATATTGGAAATGAAGATTTTGGAGGTAAAACAAATGATTTGGATAAGGAAATCTTGAGAGATGAGGCAGTTGCAAGGCTGAATGAGCTTGCAAAG GTCAGTGATTCTGATGGCTGTCTTGAGAGAACATTTATGAGTGCAGCTTCTCTAAAGGCAGGGAATCTTATTCAAAGTTGGATGGAGGATGCTGGTTTGACAAC GTGGGTGGACCATATGGGCAATATACATGGTCGAGTTGCGGGATCGAATGCAAGTGCTGAGGCTCTATTGATTGGTTCTCATTTG GATACTGTCGTTGATGCTGGGAAGTATGATGGGACATTAGGCATAATTTCAGCAATGTCTGCTTTAAAGGCATTGAAAAGCAAAGGAATGCTGAACAAACTAAAACGGCCAGTTGAG GTGATTGCATTTAGTGATGAGGAGGGAGTGAGGTTTCAATCTACTTTCTTAGGCAGTGCTGCTGTAGCTGGTATTTTACCAGTTTCAGCATTGCAGATATCTGATAAGAG TGGTGTAACAGTGCAAGACAGTCTTAAGGAGAACTCCATAGGGATCACTGAAGAAAGTTTGTTACAAATGAAGTATGATCCACGGTCTGTTTGGGGTTATGTTGAG GTTCATATTGAGCAAGGACCTGTGCTAGAATGGATTGGTTTTCCTCTTGGCGTAGTTAAAGGCATAGCTGGACAGACACGGCTAAAG GTTACAGTGAAAGGTTCACAAGGGCATGCTGGCACAGTACCAATGTCTTTACGGCAAGATCCCATGGCTGCTGCAGCTGaattaattgtattattaGAAAGTCTATGTAAATATCCCAAGGACTTTCTGTCTTATGGTAGTCAATGCAACGGTTCCACATTGGAATCACTTTCAAGTTCCCTTGTTTGCACTGTTGGTGAGATATCCACCTGGCCAAGTGCTAGTAATGTTATTCCGGGCCAG GTAACTTTCACTGTGGACTTACGTGCAATGGATGATATGGGACGTGATGCTGTCCTTTATGAATTATCTAATCGGATTTATCAAATATGTGATAGGCGTTCTGTTTCTTGCATCATTGAACGCAAG CATGATGCGCAAGCCGTGAGTTGTGATCCTGAATTAAGTTCACAGCTGAAGCTCGCAGCCAATGCTGCCCTGAAGAGAATGACCGGCGAGATTCAAGATGACATTCCCACATTAATGAGTGGAGCTGGACATGATGCAATGGCCATGTCTCATTTGACTAAG GTCGGAATGCTATTTGTGCGCTGCCGTGGAGGTATAAGTCACTCTCCTGCAGAACATGTGATGGACGATGACATTTGGGCAGCTGGTTTGGCAATCGTGGCATTTCTCGAGACTCACATGTAA
- the LOC8271818 gene encoding allantoate deiminase 2 isoform X2, translating to MAYLCIFFLNFLVCFLLSTSVSALMFSSDFGGKTNDLDKEILRDEAVARLNELAKVSDSDGCLERTFMSAASLKAGNLIQSWMEDAGLTTWVDHMGNIHGRVAGSNASAEALLIGSHLDTVVDAGKYDGTLGIISAMSALKALKSKGMLNKLKRPVEVIAFSDEEGVRFQSTFLGSAAVAGILPVSALQISDKSGVTVQDSLKENSIGITEESLLQMKYDPRSVWGYVEVHIEQGPVLEWIGFPLGVVKGIAGQTRLKVTVKGSQGHAGTVPMSLRQDPMAAAAELIVLLESLCKYPKDFLSYGSQCNGSTLESLSSSLVCTVGEISTWPSASNVIPGQVTFTVDLRAMDDMGRDAVLYELSNRIYQICDRRSVSCIIERKHDAQAVSCDPELSSQLKLAANAALKRMTGEIQDDIPTLMSGAGHDAMAMSHLTKVGMLFVRCRGGISHSPAEHVMDDDIWAAGLAIVAFLETHM from the exons ATGGCTTATCTCTgtattttcttcttaaattttttggtGTGTTTTCTGTTATCAACTTCTGTTTCTGCTCTCATGTTCTCTTCTG ATTTTGGAGGTAAAACAAATGATTTGGATAAGGAAATCTTGAGAGATGAGGCAGTTGCAAGGCTGAATGAGCTTGCAAAG GTCAGTGATTCTGATGGCTGTCTTGAGAGAACATTTATGAGTGCAGCTTCTCTAAAGGCAGGGAATCTTATTCAAAGTTGGATGGAGGATGCTGGTTTGACAAC GTGGGTGGACCATATGGGCAATATACATGGTCGAGTTGCGGGATCGAATGCAAGTGCTGAGGCTCTATTGATTGGTTCTCATTTG GATACTGTCGTTGATGCTGGGAAGTATGATGGGACATTAGGCATAATTTCAGCAATGTCTGCTTTAAAGGCATTGAAAAGCAAAGGAATGCTGAACAAACTAAAACGGCCAGTTGAG GTGATTGCATTTAGTGATGAGGAGGGAGTGAGGTTTCAATCTACTTTCTTAGGCAGTGCTGCTGTAGCTGGTATTTTACCAGTTTCAGCATTGCAGATATCTGATAAGAG TGGTGTAACAGTGCAAGACAGTCTTAAGGAGAACTCCATAGGGATCACTGAAGAAAGTTTGTTACAAATGAAGTATGATCCACGGTCTGTTTGGGGTTATGTTGAG GTTCATATTGAGCAAGGACCTGTGCTAGAATGGATTGGTTTTCCTCTTGGCGTAGTTAAAGGCATAGCTGGACAGACACGGCTAAAG GTTACAGTGAAAGGTTCACAAGGGCATGCTGGCACAGTACCAATGTCTTTACGGCAAGATCCCATGGCTGCTGCAGCTGaattaattgtattattaGAAAGTCTATGTAAATATCCCAAGGACTTTCTGTCTTATGGTAGTCAATGCAACGGTTCCACATTGGAATCACTTTCAAGTTCCCTTGTTTGCACTGTTGGTGAGATATCCACCTGGCCAAGTGCTAGTAATGTTATTCCGGGCCAG GTAACTTTCACTGTGGACTTACGTGCAATGGATGATATGGGACGTGATGCTGTCCTTTATGAATTATCTAATCGGATTTATCAAATATGTGATAGGCGTTCTGTTTCTTGCATCATTGAACGCAAG CATGATGCGCAAGCCGTGAGTTGTGATCCTGAATTAAGTTCACAGCTGAAGCTCGCAGCCAATGCTGCCCTGAAGAGAATGACCGGCGAGATTCAAGATGACATTCCCACATTAATGAGTGGAGCTGGACATGATGCAATGGCCATGTCTCATTTGACTAAG GTCGGAATGCTATTTGTGCGCTGCCGTGGAGGTATAAGTCACTCTCCTGCAGAACATGTGATGGACGATGACATTTGGGCAGCTGGTTTGGCAATCGTGGCATTTCTCGAGACTCACATGTAA